The following are encoded in a window of Vibrio sp. SCSIO 43136 genomic DNA:
- a CDS encoding methyl-accepting chemotaxis protein, whose product MNIKSRLIVAGLVSIFGIVASLAMSTYFSNTVSTLNGARTQLAELEVRLLNLRRNEKDFLLRGNDKYLATFNKNADTFLNINQSISNTLTEYGIDYPTRLGQDLKNYQTTFVNLVNAYRTLGLDDKSGLLGAYKRELGKAYDLADYEGDFHLAAFDQKVFSGSLEPELIKDESTPELLATAQAVVNQLKTIGLKYNEGLKGDVRGGSHQIEEQFGHAAEILEQGVTEHQNSLERTKLLFSAIIIAVIGALMAQMIISISRNINEILDTIREISETNNIGMRTNLHGKNELVTLGSYFNDLLTKIEELVSGSQEKSQMLFSSTDAMQGELQSVIEQFEVQAQHTTSMATAVQQMVSTISEISESTAVAAEGVQQAANNASSGRSVVSDTVDNINELSATLANSQASIASLDQFVAQIGGAVEMIQGIAEQTNLLALNAAIEAARAGEQGRGFAVVADEVRALASRTHDSTQEITSVVTSIQSQMSTVVDDIEQCNRQGEETKQFSQTLDGNFSQIIVDMENIQSNSERIASAIEEQGIVMNQVAESITELQSISDGNMVSAKQCLEEVNGVSSQAQEMDEAVKQFKTSA is encoded by the coding sequence ATGAATATCAAATCACGCCTCATTGTCGCTGGACTTGTATCTATTTTTGGCATAGTTGCCTCATTGGCTATGTCGACCTATTTTTCAAACACGGTATCTACTTTAAATGGTGCTCGCACTCAACTTGCAGAGCTCGAGGTTCGCCTACTCAATCTTCGCCGCAATGAAAAAGACTTCTTACTACGTGGCAACGACAAGTACCTCGCTACTTTCAACAAAAATGCTGATACATTCCTAAACATTAACCAATCTATCTCAAATACTTTGACGGAATACGGCATTGACTACCCTACTCGGCTTGGACAGGATCTAAAGAACTACCAAACGACCTTTGTTAATTTAGTTAACGCCTACCGCACATTAGGGCTCGATGATAAATCTGGTTTATTAGGTGCGTACAAGCGTGAGCTAGGTAAAGCCTATGATCTTGCTGACTACGAAGGTGATTTCCACCTCGCTGCTTTCGACCAAAAAGTGTTCTCAGGTAGCTTAGAACCAGAGTTAATTAAGGACGAGTCAACACCAGAACTTCTTGCCACTGCCCAAGCCGTGGTCAACCAGCTTAAAACTATTGGTCTCAAGTATAATGAAGGGCTAAAGGGTGATGTCCGTGGTGGCTCACACCAGATTGAGGAGCAGTTTGGTCATGCGGCAGAAATTTTGGAGCAAGGGGTGACTGAACACCAAAATAGCTTAGAACGCACCAAGCTTCTGTTCTCTGCAATCATTATCGCCGTCATTGGTGCCTTAATGGCACAAATGATCATCTCTATTTCTCGCAACATCAACGAAATTCTAGACACAATTAGAGAGATTTCAGAAACCAACAACATTGGTATGCGCACTAACCTACACGGTAAGAATGAGTTGGTTACCTTAGGCAGCTACTTCAATGATCTTTTGACCAAAATTGAAGAGCTCGTTTCTGGGTCACAGGAGAAGTCGCAAATGCTGTTTAGCAGCACAGACGCAATGCAGGGCGAGCTTCAAAGTGTTATCGAACAGTTTGAAGTTCAAGCACAGCACACCACATCGATGGCCACCGCTGTACAACAGATGGTATCGACCATTAGTGAGATTTCCGAAAGCACTGCCGTAGCGGCAGAAGGTGTGCAACAAGCTGCTAACAATGCAAGCTCTGGTCGCAGCGTGGTGAGTGATACGGTTGATAACATCAACGAGCTTTCCGCGACACTCGCCAACAGCCAAGCATCAATTGCGTCACTTGATCAGTTTGTGGCACAAATTGGTGGTGCGGTAGAGATGATTCAAGGCATCGCAGAACAAACAAACTTGTTGGCACTTAACGCAGCTATCGAAGCCGCTCGTGCGGGTGAGCAAGGTCGCGGATTTGCCGTGGTTGCTGATGAGGTTCGCGCATTAGCAAGTCGTACCCACGATTCGACTCAAGAAATCACCTCAGTGGTCACCTCTATCCAAAGCCAAATGTCGACCGTGGTTGACGATATTGAGCAATGTAACCGTCAAGGCGAAGAAACCAAACAGTTCTCTCAAACTTTGGATGGCAACTTCTCACAAATCATCGTTGATATGGAAAACATCCAAAGCAATTCTGAGCGTATTGCTTCTGCCATTGAAGAACAAGGCATTGTGATGAATCAAGTGGCTGAATCGATTACTGAACTACAATCAATTTCAGATGGCAACATGGTCTCTGCAAAACAGTGTTTAGAAGAAGTCAATGGCGTCTCTAGCCAAGCGCAAGAAATGGACGAAGCGGTTAAGCAGTTTAAAACCAGCGCTTAA
- a CDS encoding FKBP-type peptidyl-prolyl cis-trans isomerase: MSKIVFPIIIFVLAGFFIYRTWTNHKANDENFAIGQAFLAENGQKEGVITTESGLQYQVLTQGDGEERPTINSTVTVHYHGTLIDGTVFDSSVERNEPISFNLGQVIAGWQEGVQLMTRGEKLRLFVPSNLAYGTRGAGPIKPGSTLIFDVELIDFK; this comes from the coding sequence GTGTCTAAGATTGTTTTTCCAATCATCATCTTTGTCTTGGCGGGCTTTTTTATCTACCGCACCTGGACAAATCATAAAGCTAACGACGAAAACTTTGCCATTGGACAAGCGTTTTTGGCTGAAAATGGTCAAAAAGAAGGTGTGATCACGACAGAATCTGGCCTTCAATACCAAGTACTTACTCAAGGTGATGGCGAAGAGCGTCCAACCATTAACAGCACAGTGACTGTGCATTATCACGGTACGCTAATTGATGGCACTGTGTTCGATAGCTCTGTTGAGCGCAACGAACCGATCAGCTTCAACCTCGGGCAAGTGATTGCTGGATGGCAAGAAGGTGTGCAGTTGATGACTAGGGGTGAAAAACTTCGTCTATTCGTTCCTAGCAATCTTGCTTACGGAACTCGTGGTGCTGGCCCAATCAAACCAGGTTCCACACTAATATTTGATGTAGAGCTCATCGACTTCAAATAA
- a CDS encoding thiol:disulfide interchange protein DsbA/DsbL: protein MIIKKLSLATLVLSSLALIGCSDTAEPKLGEQYKLLPTELKQNSITPVTEVFSLTCGHCRSMEKVIPQIEEGINKPIGKVHITFNESAQVAALIYYAAQMQLDSTPDHEMMEKLFSVMQSQDYTTGEARQQALESLFNEYGLVSPYQFDEIQQKALFELLNEADEITQQSQINGVPTFIIKGKYELITSGHEDVNDLVKTINYLLSKTSQ, encoded by the coding sequence ATGATTATAAAAAAGCTATCTCTAGCTACACTGGTTTTGTCTTCTCTCGCACTGATTGGTTGTAGCGACACTGCCGAGCCGAAACTCGGCGAGCAATACAAACTACTACCTACCGAGCTCAAACAAAACTCTATTACGCCTGTTACGGAAGTATTCTCCCTTACCTGTGGCCATTGTCGCAGCATGGAAAAAGTGATCCCGCAGATTGAAGAAGGGATCAACAAACCGATTGGTAAAGTACACATTACCTTCAATGAAAGCGCACAAGTTGCAGCTCTAATCTATTATGCAGCACAAATGCAGTTAGACAGCACTCCAGACCATGAGATGATGGAAAAACTGTTTTCGGTAATGCAATCTCAAGACTACACCACTGGTGAGGCTCGCCAACAAGCACTCGAAAGCCTTTTCAATGAGTATGGCTTGGTTAGCCCATATCAATTCGATGAAATTCAGCAAAAGGCGTTATTTGAACTGCTCAATGAAGCCGATGAAATCACGCAGCAAAGCCAAATCAATGGTGTACCTACCTTCATTATTAAAGGAAAGTATGAGCTGATCACATCAGGACATGAGGATGTTAATGATCTCGTAAAAACGATAAACTACCTGCTTTCTAAAACTTCTCAATGA
- a CDS encoding OmpA family protein, which translates to MKIRFTLIALISAVLMSGCESLAPPSMLDTAPQTEAEVRYPDWGEEEQDPQARVNQMRAQQSQPSPLNSQTNSSRMVSQGSMMATKPSGNAMAQMRDLLAYMEKKGLRYDVIPGQHTIVKLEETIRFQTGSAAITSGSRVWLEDLGRFLSNNPQISTVIDGHTDSVGSNQVNDPLSDKRATQVKLLFTQSNVPANAVYTRGYGKHLPSCSNLSKTGKACNRRVEIMFIGTVQ; encoded by the coding sequence ATGAAGATTCGATTTACACTCATTGCGCTAATTAGTGCAGTCCTGATGTCAGGCTGTGAGTCATTAGCGCCCCCAAGTATGCTAGACACAGCACCGCAAACCGAAGCGGAAGTTCGTTATCCAGATTGGGGTGAGGAAGAGCAAGATCCACAAGCTCGCGTAAATCAAATGCGAGCACAGCAAAGCCAACCTTCGCCATTAAATAGCCAAACGAACAGCTCTCGTATGGTCAGTCAAGGCAGCATGATGGCCACCAAGCCATCAGGAAATGCGATGGCTCAAATGAGAGATTTGCTCGCTTATATGGAAAAAAAAGGGCTGCGTTACGATGTCATACCCGGTCAACATACGATTGTTAAGCTAGAAGAAACGATTCGCTTTCAGACGGGATCTGCGGCGATCACCTCTGGCTCTCGAGTTTGGTTAGAAGATCTTGGGCGATTTCTATCTAATAATCCCCAAATCAGCACCGTGATCGATGGTCATACCGATAGTGTTGGCAGTAACCAAGTTAATGATCCTTTGTCAGATAAACGAGCCACCCAAGTAAAGTTACTTTTTACCCAATCTAACGTACCGGCAAATGCGGTATACACTCGCGGATATGGGAAGCATCTGCCAAGTTGTTCAAACTTGTCTAAGACAGGAAAAGCATGCAATCGCCGAGTAGAAATCATGTTTATCGGCACTGTTCAATAA
- a CDS encoding YnfA family protein yields MPEIKTLALFFVTALAEIIGCYLPYLWLKQDKSAWLLLPAAISLALFAWLLSLHPTAAGRVYAAYGGVYIFVAILWLWAVDGIRPTLWDLVGASVALFGMAIIMFAPRGS; encoded by the coding sequence ATGCCTGAAATTAAAACCCTAGCCCTATTTTTTGTTACTGCCTTAGCCGAAATCATCGGCTGCTACTTACCTTATCTATGGCTCAAGCAAGATAAAAGCGCATGGCTTCTTCTGCCCGCTGCTATTTCCCTAGCCCTGTTTGCATGGCTATTGTCGCTGCACCCAACCGCTGCTGGTCGAGTATATGCTGCTTATGGCGGGGTCTATATCTTTGTTGCGATTTTATGGTTATGGGCGGTCGATGGCATTCGTCCAACATTATGGGATTTAGTCGGGGCAAGTGTGGCGCTGTTTGGAATGGCGATTATTATGTTTGCACCAAGAGGCAGCTGA
- a CDS encoding CopD family protein: MYGLLLTLHLLAATIWTGGHIVLSVVILPRVLKNRSAKQLLEFESVYEKIGMPALIIQIITGLMLAYRMLPDVSLWFDMSIPLAHGIAAKLTLLFLTFALALDARFRVIPKLSEKNLVDMALHIIPVTVLSILFVIVGVSFRAGWLM, encoded by the coding sequence ATGTACGGATTACTTCTCACCTTGCACCTTTTAGCTGCCACCATTTGGACGGGTGGCCACATTGTTCTATCCGTGGTCATTTTGCCAAGAGTTTTGAAGAACCGCAGTGCGAAACAGTTACTTGAGTTTGAGTCGGTGTACGAGAAAATCGGAATGCCAGCTTTGATAATTCAAATCATCACCGGTTTAATGCTCGCCTATCGTATGCTACCGGACGTTAGCCTATGGTTTGATATGTCGATACCGCTAGCACATGGGATTGCGGCTAAGTTAACCTTGCTGTTTCTTACCTTTGCGCTTGCTCTGGATGCAAGGTTTCGAGTGATTCCCAAGCTTTCAGAAAAGAACTTGGTGGATATGGCGTTGCACATCATTCCTGTGACCGTTTTATCGATCTTATTTGTGATTGTCGGCGTCTCTTTCCGCGCTGGCTGGTTAATGTAG
- a CDS encoding formate--tetrahydrofolate ligase: MLSDIEICRSTPLSPIDTVARKAGLEESEINPQGRHKAKISLDCLSRLEEKKRGKLVVVTAITPTPLGEGKTVTTIGLAQGLAKINQSAMACIRQPSMGPVFGVKGGAAGGGFSQVAPMEELNLHLTGDIHAVTAAHNLASAAIDARIYHEQRLGYDAYAEKNGIPALRIDPENVVWRRVMDHNDRALRMITVGKNQPNKTINGFEREDGFDISAASELMAILALASDLHDLRKRIGRIVMAYNLDGEPVTAEDLKVAGAMTVTMKDAIEPTMMQTLEGVPTLIHAGPFANIAHGNSSIIADRIATKLADFTVTEGGFGSDMGFEKACNIKANMSGHGPDCAVVVATLRGLKANSGLYDLRPGQPLPDAIFGEDRNALEAGFENLKWHINNVAKYKVPAVVAINRFPQDTDAELALLSEWVEAMGAKVAISEAFGKGGEGAAKLAQAVVDACETPSEFTPLYTLEQTLEEKLMAVTEVGYGAAKIELSDLAKQQLATFKKHGFDKLAVCMAKTPLSISTDTAVKGAPTGFDVSVRELKLCAGANFIYALCGNVMTMPGLAEKPSFMNLDIDEDGNIIGLS, translated from the coding sequence ATGCTGAGTGACATCGAAATCTGTCGTTCCACTCCACTTTCACCGATTGATACTGTAGCGCGCAAGGCCGGGCTAGAAGAATCAGAAATCAATCCGCAAGGACGCCACAAAGCAAAAATTTCACTAGATTGTCTATCACGCTTAGAGGAAAAAAAGCGTGGTAAGTTAGTTGTCGTCACGGCAATTACACCAACACCACTAGGTGAAGGCAAAACCGTAACAACGATCGGTCTTGCTCAAGGCCTAGCAAAAATCAACCAATCTGCAATGGCATGTATTCGCCAGCCTTCTATGGGCCCTGTATTTGGTGTTAAAGGCGGCGCTGCGGGTGGTGGCTTTAGCCAAGTTGCACCTATGGAAGAGCTTAATCTTCACCTAACTGGCGACATCCACGCAGTAACCGCTGCACACAACCTAGCGTCTGCTGCTATCGATGCACGCATCTATCATGAGCAGCGTCTAGGCTATGATGCTTACGCTGAGAAGAACGGCATCCCTGCCCTTCGTATTGACCCAGAAAATGTGGTTTGGCGACGCGTAATGGACCACAACGACCGTGCACTTCGCATGATCACTGTGGGCAAAAACCAGCCAAACAAAACCATCAACGGTTTCGAACGTGAAGACGGTTTTGATATTTCAGCGGCATCAGAATTGATGGCGATTCTTGCACTAGCATCAGACCTGCATGACCTGCGTAAACGCATTGGTCGTATCGTTATGGCGTACAATCTTGATGGCGAGCCAGTAACCGCAGAAGATCTGAAAGTTGCTGGTGCAATGACAGTCACTATGAAAGATGCGATTGAGCCAACCATGATGCAAACACTAGAAGGTGTTCCTACGCTAATTCATGCAGGCCCTTTTGCCAACATCGCACACGGTAACTCATCTATCATCGCTGACCGTATCGCAACCAAGCTGGCTGACTTTACCGTTACTGAAGGTGGTTTCGGTTCAGACATGGGCTTTGAGAAAGCTTGTAACATTAAGGCGAACATGTCTGGTCATGGCCCAGACTGTGCTGTAGTGGTCGCAACTCTGCGTGGCCTAAAAGCAAACTCAGGCCTTTATGACCTACGTCCGGGGCAGCCACTACCAGATGCAATCTTCGGTGAAGACCGTAACGCACTTGAAGCTGGCTTCGAGAACCTAAAATGGCACATCAACAATGTTGCCAAATACAAGGTGCCTGCAGTCGTTGCGATCAACCGATTCCCACAAGACACGGATGCAGAGCTAGCTCTTCTTAGCGAATGGGTTGAAGCTATGGGAGCAAAAGTTGCAATCAGTGAAGCATTTGGCAAAGGTGGCGAAGGCGCTGCAAAACTTGCGCAAGCGGTAGTAGATGCTTGTGAAACTCCATCTGAGTTCACCCCTCTATATACGCTTGAACAAACGCTAGAAGAGAAGCTGATGGCAGTAACGGAAGTTGGTTACGGCGCAGCAAAGATTGAACTGTCTGATCTAGCGAAACAGCAGTTAGCTACCTTTAAAAAGCATGGCTTTGACAAGCTGGCGGTGTGTATGGCGAAAACGCCTTTATCTATTTCGACAGATACCGCAGTAAAAGGTGCTCCAACAGGTTTTGATGTCTCAGTACGTGAGCTAAAACTCTGTGCTGGTGCTAACTTCATCTACGCACTGTGCGGTAACGTAATGACCATGCCAGGTCTTGCTGAAAAGCCATCCTTCATGAATCTCGACATTGATGAAGATGGCAACATTATTGGACTGAGCTAA
- a CDS encoding inosine/guanosine kinase: protein MKFPGQRKSKHYFPSHSRDPLINQIRQAPKLHRPTIVGVGQTIVDIEARVDDDFLEKYDLSKGHSLVLEESKADALYQELKEKRLITHEHPGDTIGNTLHNYSVLADSKSVLLGVMSKNIEVGSYAYRYLCNTSSRMDLNYLETVDGPIGRCYTLISDDGERTFAINEGHMNQLNPESVPPHIFKKAAALVVSSYLMRGKPEDPMPKAVQRAIELAKENNVPVVLTLGTKYVIEGKAEWWQEYLRDNITVVAMNEEEGEALTGELDPLKAADKALEWVDLVLCTAGPEGLYMAGYTEESTKRESNNPMREGSIENFNQFEFSRSMRKSDCEQPIKVYSHIEPYLGGPLEIKNTNGAGDAALSTLLHDMAANLYHKANVVDSDKHSQAYLSYSSLSQICKYANRVSYEVLTQHAPRLSRALPEREDSLEEIYWDR from the coding sequence ATGAAATTTCCTGGTCAGCGTAAGTCTAAACACTACTTTCCGAGCCACTCTCGTGATCCATTAATCAACCAGATCCGTCAGGCACCGAAACTTCATCGCCCGACAATTGTGGGTGTGGGTCAAACCATCGTAGATATCGAAGCTCGTGTCGATGATGACTTCCTAGAGAAATACGACCTAAGTAAAGGTCACTCCCTCGTTCTAGAAGAGAGCAAAGCGGACGCTCTATATCAGGAACTAAAAGAAAAACGTCTTATCACCCATGAACACCCTGGCGATACCATTGGTAATACGCTGCACAACTACTCTGTGCTTGCTGACAGCAAATCCGTTCTGCTGGGTGTGATGAGCAAGAATATCGAAGTTGGATCATACGCATATCGTTATCTGTGTAACACCTCCTCTCGTATGGATCTTAACTATCTTGAGACCGTTGATGGCCCGATTGGTCGTTGTTACACCCTGATCAGCGATGATGGTGAGCGTACCTTTGCCATCAACGAAGGTCACATGAACCAGCTTAATCCCGAAAGCGTGCCACCACACATTTTCAAGAAAGCAGCAGCGCTTGTTGTTTCTTCTTACCTTATGCGTGGCAAGCCAGAAGACCCAATGCCTAAAGCGGTTCAGCGTGCAATTGAGTTGGCGAAAGAGAACAATGTGCCTGTGGTTCTAACCCTTGGTACCAAATACGTCATCGAAGGCAAAGCCGAGTGGTGGCAAGAGTATCTGCGTGACAACATCACTGTTGTTGCGATGAATGAAGAAGAAGGCGAAGCGCTAACAGGCGAGTTAGATCCATTGAAAGCGGCAGACAAAGCCCTAGAGTGGGTTGACTTGGTTTTGTGCACGGCAGGCCCTGAAGGGCTATATATGGCGGGCTACACTGAAGAAAGCACTAAGCGTGAATCGAACAACCCAATGCGTGAAGGCAGCATCGAAAACTTTAACCAGTTTGAGTTTAGCCGCTCCATGCGCAAGTCCGATTGTGAACAACCGATTAAAGTCTACTCTCATATTGAGCCATACTTAGGCGGTCCTCTAGAAATTAAAAACACTAACGGTGCTGGTGATGCTGCACTCTCAACTCTGCTTCACGACATGGCTGCAAATCTCTACCACAAAGCAAACGTGGTCGATTCAGATAAGCACTCGCAAGCGTATTTAAGCTACTCTTCGCTATCGCAGATTTGTAAATATGCTAACCGTGTAAGCTATGAGGTGTTAACCCAGCATGCGCCTCGCTTATCTCGAGCACTTCCTGAGCGTGAAGATAGCTTGGAAGAGATTTACTGGGATCGTTAA
- a CDS encoding CreA family protein, whose product MKKLAAILGLSVALMGCSDNEVGDVSLGIFTLKDIKISNLDDDKIPGVTCHIASVEANLSLADPSDSSISCRQTGDITPEMIASIDKSKSGEVVFKQSKSIFFKSMKVRRIYDAENQTLLYLSYTTKETEGSFKHSLSTVPLWGTAAYVEPVATK is encoded by the coding sequence ATGAAAAAACTCGCTGCAATTCTTGGGCTTTCAGTAGCCCTAATGGGCTGCTCTGATAATGAAGTGGGTGATGTTTCTCTGGGTATCTTTACACTAAAAGACATCAAGATATCTAACCTTGATGACGACAAGATCCCCGGTGTAACCTGTCATATTGCATCCGTTGAAGCCAACTTGAGTTTGGCTGATCCAAGTGACAGCTCAATCTCTTGTCGCCAAACTGGTGACATCACTCCTGAGATGATCGCGAGTATCGACAAGAGCAAATCGGGGGAAGTGGTATTTAAGCAATCTAAGAGCATCTTCTTCAAATCGATGAAGGTTCGTCGTATTTACGATGCTGAAAACCAAACCCTACTTTACTTGTCATACACAACAAAAGAGACCGAAGGCAGCTTCAAGCACAGTTTGTCTACGGTACCACTGTGGGGAACGGCGGCTTATGTAGAGCCAGTGGCTACCAAATAG
- a CDS encoding exoribonuclease R, with translation MERDYSFECLVTMPRHELEEFSMRILTRMVPEDMMSELFTFENEETDNEERMKAAQFDAMLRMSAIALGQVILAFEESDNAKQNIQRMSRLLLWHFYAISFNLEKAISLEVHCAKVEEILQTPPKDALAWVKTLTELLHYYAEKSDQSE, from the coding sequence ATGGAACGTGATTACAGCTTTGAATGTTTGGTAACCATGCCTAGGCACGAACTGGAAGAATTTAGCATGCGCATTCTCACTCGTATGGTGCCAGAAGATATGATGAGCGAGCTGTTCACATTCGAGAACGAAGAGACCGACAACGAAGAACGCATGAAAGCTGCACAGTTTGATGCCATGCTGCGTATGAGCGCAATCGCACTTGGTCAGGTAATCTTGGCTTTTGAAGAGTCTGACAATGCGAAGCAAAACATTCAACGCATGAGTCGCCTATTGTTGTGGCATTTCTACGCAATCTCTTTCAACTTAGAAAAGGCCATTAGCCTAGAAGTGCATTGCGCTAAAGTCGAAGAAATCCTGCAAACCCCACCAAAAGATGCTCTCGCTTGGGTTAAAACATTGACGGAACTGCTTCACTATTACGCAGAAAAATCCGATCAGAGTGAATAA
- a CDS encoding cytidine/deoxycytidylate deaminase family protein, with amino-acid sequence MISKWAVRFFQMAELVASWSKDPSTQVGAVITKANRIVSVGFNGYPHGISDSADTDERDMKYLKTLHAEENAILFAKRDLDECEIWVTHFPCPNCAAKIIQTGIKAVHCPEQTEDFLSRWGEKIQVSQDMFEQAGVEVDWLPLAELDMK; translated from the coding sequence ATGATTTCTAAGTGGGCAGTCCGATTCTTTCAGATGGCTGAACTGGTTGCATCTTGGAGTAAAGATCCATCAACACAAGTTGGTGCGGTAATTACCAAAGCTAACCGCATTGTATCGGTTGGTTTTAATGGTTATCCGCACGGTATTTCTGACAGCGCAGATACTGATGAGCGTGATATGAAATACTTAAAAACGCTTCATGCAGAAGAGAATGCCATCCTATTCGCCAAGCGCGATTTGGATGAGTGTGAGATCTGGGTAACTCATTTTCCTTGCCCGAACTGTGCAGCGAAGATCATTCAAACAGGTATCAAAGCGGTGCATTGCCCTGAGCAAACGGAAGACTTTTTATCGCGTTGGGGCGAGAAAATTCAAGTCAGCCAAGACATGTTTGAGCAAGCTGGGGTGGAGGTAGATTGGTTACCACTGGCCGAACTTGATATGAAATAA
- a CDS encoding phosphate/phosphite/phosphonate ABC transporter substrate-binding protein: MKRALYLFTLWVVASLISPSYVYASVTPSLEPDTFVIGVISSNPKKAIKRAGPLAKYIAERLRPFGVQHGKVIVAPDNKRMSRWLAQGRVDMVSETVFSANELIKESGGAIPIAKRWKGGLAEYYTVFFSKQSMDIRGFEDLVNKTVVFEDRGSTSAFYIPAAILLDSGFELFELTSPRESPPEGKIGYLFADELTKAGGEINMYSWVYNGIVSAAAFSSEDWDSDIAPNIKETLHIFYQSRSLARSLELIRPGMAPAMIEAIEQALLDMHESEEGKIVLKRYKKTTKFEAVDEQLMKDLEWAKNLKSLVDDNLVN, encoded by the coding sequence GTGAAGCGAGCCTTGTACTTATTTACGCTATGGGTTGTTGCGAGCCTCATAAGCCCCAGTTACGTTTACGCCTCAGTGACGCCATCTCTAGAGCCAGATACTTTTGTCATCGGTGTTATCAGTTCCAACCCTAAAAAAGCCATTAAACGAGCAGGTCCGCTTGCAAAGTATATTGCCGAGCGCTTGCGACCATTTGGCGTTCAACATGGCAAAGTGATTGTTGCACCCGACAACAAACGAATGTCCCGTTGGTTGGCCCAAGGTCGAGTCGATATGGTGTCTGAAACCGTATTTTCTGCCAATGAGTTAATAAAGGAAAGTGGGGGGGCCATTCCTATTGCTAAACGCTGGAAAGGTGGCCTTGCTGAATATTACACGGTGTTTTTCTCGAAACAGAGTATGGATATTAGGGGTTTTGAAGACCTGGTTAATAAAACGGTTGTGTTTGAAGACCGTGGCTCTACAAGTGCTTTCTACATTCCTGCTGCGATCTTGCTCGATAGTGGTTTTGAGCTGTTTGAACTCACCTCTCCGAGAGAGTCTCCTCCCGAAGGGAAAATTGGTTACTTATTTGCCGATGAATTAACCAAAGCGGGTGGTGAGATAAACATGTACTCGTGGGTATACAACGGGATTGTGTCAGCGGCGGCTTTTAGTAGTGAAGATTGGGACTCGGATATTGCACCCAACATTAAGGAAACTCTGCATATATTTTACCAAAGCCGTTCATTAGCACGTTCTTTGGAACTCATTCGCCCAGGTATGGCTCCTGCGATGATAGAAGCGATAGAACAAGCTTTGCTGGATATGCATGAGAGTGAAGAAGGAAAAATCGTCCTTAAGCGCTACAAGAAAACCACTAAGTTTGAGGCTGTCGATGAACAACTCATGAAGGACTTAGAGTGGGCCAAGAACTTAAAATCACTTGTTGACGATAATTTGGTGAACTGA